The Cygnus olor isolate bCygOlo1 chromosome 2, bCygOlo1.pri.v2, whole genome shotgun sequence genome contains the following window.
CTGAAATTATTCAGTGCCAGTGGCCAAAGAGTTTTTTGCTATGTTATTGCAAGTGTGAAGTAATTAGTAGCAGTAGGTGGGAGAAAAGTGCTCGTACACCTGATCTAGGAAGCTGAGGAGATAGTCAGGCAGAATTATACAAAGACGCGTACATGGGGATGGGATCTGCCCTTCGATGTTATCTGCTGCCTATGTAAATGCCAAAAGATCTATAGCATCAGTGATGGGTTTTCCATTTGCTCTCCGATTTACTTAtactgctttcatttgaaatagaaaagacTGACCAGCAGTTTCCCATATTTCAGTAGTGCCTAAGTGCTTTTTGTCAGCTGAGGAATCAAACAGAAAGCTCCTCCACAGAAAATCATTTGTCAGGTGTTCtgtaaaatcagatttttggaaaaaaaatgcagtttttgatcatgtttattttgcataaattcACTTACTGCTTTTTGAGTTAGTGTTTACAACTTAAAGGCCAAATGTACAATCCTATATTGGATAAGAGATGTAACTAAATAGATGTGGCATTGTATTATGCactggataattttttttagatctTTAAGTCAAAGATTTTTATGAACTGTTTTTGCGTGAAATGGTTAAGCACAGTAGATTCAGCTAATTGGTTAAAATGAGAGCAGTTAGAGCAAATCCAATTATGTCCCCTTTAGAGCACGTTTATTGTTGCTCTATTCTAAGGATCTGAGAAAACTGAGACAAAAATTTGTTTCAGCTGTTGTGTGTGCAGTACAAATTCTGTAATTATAGAAAAGAGGTTGGCATTACTCTGCTTAGTGTTAAGAAAAATTCATATTATGTTTGattaaataacaggaaaaaagcacttcagaagTTATGCATTAGGATGAagaatttattatatatacagTTAAGCAATTCTACTGTAGATGTACTTCctgattaaagaaaatgaatacagtAATCAAAATAGCATGGTAACTACAATACAGACTGAAACTTGACTAAAACAGAAGTTAGCTATTTGACTTGAAAGAACACAGGACCTGGAACAACAGATCGCAGGTTGCATCATTAACCAGGACAGTAAAAAACTGTACAGTACAAGCAACACGTTACAATAAGTTATGACCAATAAGGCAGTCTCTCTCATTTCGGACAAAAGGGATAAAGGGAAAGATATTAAAATCTCATAAATCCACCATATCTCTTTTCCATCTCTGGGACCTCTTTGGAATAAGTTTCCCCATCTTCTTCTGAAGGGAGAATGGAGTCGGCGAAGCGCTTAAGAAACCCACCATACCGTTTCTGGTAATCCAGCCACCACTCTGGCCTGCCCACTCTTCTCATGAAGCCACCGTATCTCTTTTGCAGCTCTTTGGCTTCATCTTCCAGTTCTGGGCTGCGCTTTATGCTTCTCATGAAACCTCCGTACCTTTTGTTGATGTCTCCATCATTTTCACTTATTTCTCGGTAATGCCCCGCTTCAGGGTTATCCCCTGTTCCTAAAAGCTCTTTCAGCAGGTCAGAGGAATTAGCCAGGGCATCGTCATCTGAGTCTTTCTTCATGAACCCTCCATACCTCTTAGCCAGGATCTCTCCTCCATTAGCTTCATCCTCTGGTTCTACCCGATAGAGCTCatccattttcttcatgaaCCCCCCGTATCTTTTCATGAAGCCTCCATACTTCTTTGCAAGCAAATGGTTCTCGTCCAGCTCTTTCTTGTCTCCTGGAGCAACGCTGCCATCCTCAGAAAGGTCCAGCTTTGtcagctgcaggagctccttGCAGGTCTCCCAGGCCTTGGCAGAAGGCAGCTTTCCTTCACATTCTAGTGTACATGCCTGAAAAACGGATGGGGTTTGCTGAGAATGACTTGATAGCAACAAACACCTCACTGTCACCTTGTCAtagcttttcttgcttttaaaaggcCATGAGCGAGCCTCTCTCCGAGTGGCTTGGAAGGACAGCTCTTCAGGAAGGGCTGCTCTGAAGGCTTTCATATCCTTCTGCAAAGGACATGACATCTCCACTCTAAGAGAGAGAGTACCAGACCAGTTGGATCGTGGGTCTCGCATGGTAAGGCTGTCCCAATGATTCTGTTTCAAAGCAAGCTGTATGTACAGTTCCTGCACCTCCCTTACAGAAGGGTgcatttttatgaatgtttcTATTTACTAATGGACAGTTAAAATCCAATTGTGGTTCATTTCATAAGGAGTGTGTGGAAGTGTATGCAATCTTCATCATTAAAAGTAACATTCAGAAATTTCAGGAACAAAGCCACTTAGAACTAATAAAACAGCATCATAGTTGCAAAGAAGCCAGCTGCATTGTATACTGTGCTGCTTGGTATCTTCAACACACTGCATAGCTCTGAAGGCTGTATTTCTGTCTATTAGAATTTGATTTAGTTTATGGAGCACATCTTTTAAATGTGTACCAATTCAAATGTAGAAATACAGACTTCCTTGGGCAGCTCAAACTTCAGATTTTGCTAGTTTGACTTACAAAGCAGTGATCAtcaggaagagggaaaaaatcccAAGCTGTGTTGCTTCtgacggggaaaaaaaattactgaggCTAAGACAAAAAAGCTGTCAACACCTGTATGCATATCATATAACCTGTCAATATTAGCATACATATTAGCTACTATCTCTTTTGTGTTGGGAGATTTACCCCTTGTGAAACCAAACTCTTCATCTGCAAAAAGGTGAATCCAATATTTTTAGTTCTTTGCCACAGTTTTcgtgtaaaaaaaataattaaaaagaaatcaccaATATTTTTAGTAATAGAAACAGTTATTTTGCCTATGGATGATGACTTCTAAGGATCTCAGTATACTTTAAAAGTGTGAAACGAAATCTCAGCATAATTCTCTTAATAGTTAGCTGACCAGCTCACTACCTCTGGCCTTACCTGTCTGTTGAGCTGTTTTATTCTCAGAAATTTACATACAGTTTTTTATATGATCACAAGAAAATTACATGGATTTATGTACTTTGCAACACAATAATTTACTTTAACAGGTACTACATACTTATTGCTATATACTGTAGTT
Protein-coding sequences here:
- the PENK gene encoding proenkephalin-A, with protein sequence MALLLRLGCSLLALSTCLLPRVRADCGRECATCAYRLGPRADIHPLACTLECEGKLPSAKAWETCKELLQLTKLDLSEDGSVAPGDKKELDENHLLAKKYGGFMKRYGGFMKKMDELYRVEPEDEANGGEILAKRYGGFMKKDSDDDALANSSDLLKELLGTGDNPEAGHYREISENDGDINKRYGGFMRSIKRSPELEDEAKELQKRYGGFMRRVGRPEWWLDYQKRYGGFLKRFADSILPSEEDGETYSKEVPEMEKRYGGFMRF